From a single Parambassis ranga chromosome 2, fParRan2.1, whole genome shotgun sequence genomic region:
- the LOC114431816 gene encoding uncharacterized protein LOC114431816 yields MEAESEENHRRTVVVSGVPSVLPCSRMADKLTIHFQSSRRSHGGDVKMVKYPTNMEGVAFITFVNQEDAERVLMKEQQVMTDSEFPEDYRLTVFPFSRDVFLYVRSATVDLFVFGNKQASLVESLRSAHRSLRFQTIPEQRKAFIEGPLSAVLALREDLMLRASQLKSTVKLSETTLNPRVISHQRSVSSVSCSSSEAEQEPVGSSSLSLHSTGEPTEVQSLHSNAINTSSKQKAFCEDVGNSDKKKEVRAEEVRFSARDLPAGKDGHVSLKPSTRGERENHSGCRTDLTFLQAGLEAVCTQDQEDMWVDLYTFRYVKHCEKKELDRCLRGVDLSVECVDGRDLVRLSFSKKQKSEASRRIQKASENLQTLMEYWQSMLRVHEICYDKAEHPDEQKVTQVCEDVGLLFKDVLYMFEGSCIKVIGPPASSFLFYKWVEERIQRL; encoded by the exons ATGGAGGCCGAATCCGAAGAAAACCACCGCAGGACGGTGGTTGTCTCCGGTGTGCCCTCCGTGTTGCCCTGCAGCAGGATGGCTGATAAGCTGACTATTCACTTCCAAAGCAGCCGGAGGAGTCACGGAGGGGACGTGAAGATGGTCAAGTACCCCACGAACATGGAGGGAGTCGCGTTCATCACTTTTGTTAACCAGGAAG ATGCAGAGAGGGTGCTGATGAAGGAGCAGCAGGTCATGACGGACAGTGAGTTCCCTGAGGACTACAGGCTGACTGTGTTTCCCTTCAGCAGAGAT gtgtttctgtACGTGCGCAGTGCCACAGTCGATCTCTTCGTATTTGGCAACAAGCAGGCATCTCTGGTTGAGAGTCTGCGGTCTGCTCACAGATCGCTACGTTTCCAAACTATTCCAGAGCAGAGGAAAGCCTTCATTGAGGGACCGTTATCCGCCGTCCTCGCCCTGAGAGAGGACCTCATGCTCAGAGCCAGCCAGCTTAAATCCACCGTCAAACTGAGTGAAACTACTCTTAATCCAAGGGTAATATCTCATCAGAGGTCTGTCAGCTCTgtaagctgcagcagcagtgaagctgAGCAGGAACCAGTGGGCTCCAGCAGCTTATCACTGCAcagcacaggtgagcccactgaAGTCCAGAGCCTGCACTCAAATGCGATAAACACTTCCTCGAAGCAGAAAGCTTTCTGTGAGGATGTGGGGAACTCTgacaagaagaaagaagtgaGAGCTGAGGAGGTCAGGTTCTCAGCCCGGGACCTCCCTGCAGGGAAAGATGGGCACGTTTCACTGAAACCCTCcaccagaggagagagagagaaccattCAGGCTGTCGGACGGATCTGACGTTCCTCCAGGCTGGGCTGGAAGCTGTCTGTACGCAGGATCAGGAGGACATGTGGGTCGACTTGTACACATTCAGATATGTCAAACACTGTGAAAAGAAGGAGTTGGACAGATGTCTGCGGGGCGTTGACTTGTCAGTCGAGTGTGTTGACGGAAGGGACCTTGTGCGTTTATCCTTCTCCAAGAAACAAAAGTCTGAGGCTTCCAGGAGGATCCAGAAGGCCTCAGAAaacctccagactctgatggaGTATTGGCAGTCCATGTTGAGAGTTCATGAGATTTGCTATGACAAAGCAGAACACCCTGATGAGCAGAAGGTGACGCAGGTCTGCGAGGACGTGGGGCTCCTGTTCAAGGACGTCCTCTACATGTTTGAAGGTTCTTGTATTAAAGTCATCGGTCCCCCAGCCTCCAGCTTCCTGTTCTATAAGTGGGTGGAGGAGCGGATTCAAAGACTTTGA